The Gordonia iterans DNA window CATGCGGGCCGAGTAGTGACGGCCGTCGGACTCCCACGGCAGCACCTGGAACGTCGACGGATCGGGCTTGGCGACCATGTCGGCTTCGAAGACGCGCGAGAACCCCTCGATGGACGAGCCGTCGAAGCCGATGCCCTCGGCGAAGGCCCCCTCCAATTCGGCCGGTGCGATCGCCACGGACTTGAGGTATCCGAGGATGTCGGTGAACCACAGCCGGACGAAGCGGATGTCCCGCTCCTCAAGGGTGCGCAGCACGAATTCCTGTTGGCGATCCATGACCGCACCCTATGCCCCACCTGTTACGCGCGTGTTACACATCGCCCGATCCACCAGCGTAAGAGCACTGCGGAGCTGTGACGAAGACCACCGGTCTCGACGGGGCCTACTCCCCGGTACGGTGCAAGACTTGCACTGTCCGCATCCAACCCGGGTACCCGCCGAGCGGGACTCGAGGCAGAAATGAGACCCGTCATGTCCGACGCACCGATCTACGGTTCCGCCGCCCCGTCTGCGGCCCCCGCCGCCCAGTCCGCTCAGCGCCGCAAGACCCGCGTGCAGCATCTCGCGGAGTGGAAGGCCGAAGCCCACAAGTGGGCGATGCTCACCGCGTACGACTACTCCACCGCCGCGATCTTCGACGACGCCGAGATCCCGGTCCTCCTCGTCGGCGACTCCGCCGCCAACGTCGTCTACGGCTACGACACCACTGTTCCGGTCTCGGTCGACGAACTGATCCCCCTGGTCCGCGCCGTGGTGCGCGGTGCCCCGCATGCGCTTGTCGTCGCCGATCTGCCGTTCGGCAGCTACGAGGTGAGCCCGCAGCAGGCGCTCGAGTCGTCGATCCGGTTCTTCAAGGACGGCGGGGCGCACGCGGTGAAACTCGAGGGCGGCGAGCGGATCGCTCCGCAGATCGCCGCGCTCACCGCCGCCGGAATCCCGGTGATGGCACACGTCGGTTTCACTCCGCAGAGCGTCAACACCCTCGGCGGCTACCGCGTGCAGGGCCGCGGCGACGGCGCCGACCAGCTGATCGCCGATGCCATCGCGGTGCAGGAGGCGGGCGCCTTCGCCGTCGTGATGGAGATGGTGCCGGCCGATCTCGCCGGGCAGATCACCCGCAAGCTCACCATCCCCACGGTCGGCATCGGCGCCGGCTACGAGACCGACGCGCAGGTACTGGTCTGGCAGGACATGGCCGGCTACACCCACGGCAGGACCGCCAAGTTCGTCAAGCGCTACGCGACGCTGGGCGACGACCTGCGCACCGCGGCCCGCACCTACGCCGACGAAGTCGCTCGGTCGCAGTTCCCGGGTGCCGAGCACTCGTACTGAGCCGGATCCTCGGCTCGGCGCCGCCGACTTTCTGCGGCGGCGGGCCAGGCTTCACCGACACCGCTAGGCTGGGCGCTATGCGCGGTCTCTATCCGGCCATCGAACCCCATGCTTCCGGGCACCTGACGGTCGGCGACGATCAGGAAATCTATTGGGAGACTTCGGGAAACCCTGACGGCAAGCCCGTGGTCTTCGTGCACGGAGGACCGGGCGGCGGAACCTCGGGCGAGCAGCGCCGGTTCTTCGATCCCGACCGGTATCGCATCGTCCTGTTCGACCAGCGCGGGTGCGGCCGCTCTCGTCCACACATCGAGGACCTCGCGGGGAGCAGCGCGAGCGGGACTCGACGGCCGGGTGCGGATCTGTCGACGAACAACACGCAGGCGCTGATCGGCGACATGGAGAAGCTGCGCGAGCACCTCGGAATCCGCCGGTGGCAGGTCTTCGGCGGTTCGTGGGGTTCCACACTGGGCCTCGCGTATGCGCAGGCGCATCCCGATCGTGTCTCCGAACTGGTGCTGCGCGGCATCTTCCTGCTGCGCCGCGCCGAGATCGACTGGTACTACAACGGCGGCGCGGCGCACCTGTTCCCCGACGAGTGGGAGCACTATCTCGCTCCGATCCCGGAGGCCGAGCGCGACGGCGACCTGGTGCAGGCCTACCACCGGCTCCTCACCGGCGCCGACCGCGAAGCCGCGAGGCACGCTGCGAGCGCCTGGACCCGCTGGGAGAACCGAACCAGTTATCTTCGGCCGCAATCGGATTCGTCACCCGATCCACGTTTCGACCTGGCCTTCGCGACCATCGAGAACCACTACTTCGTGAACCACGGCTTCCTGGACGACGGCCAGTTGCTGGCCGACATCGGGAAGATCGCGCACATCCCGGGGGTGATCGTGCAGGGGCGGTACGACGTCGTCTGCCCGATGCGCAGCGCCTGGGACCTGCACCGCGCGTGGCCGCAGGCCGAGCTGCACATCGTCGACGATGCGGGACACGCTTCGTTCGAACCCGGAATCGTCGACCGCCTCGTCGCGGCGACCGACCAGTTCGCCGCTGCCGGCGACACCCCAGGAGGAAACCGTTGAGCGCACGCGAATCGATCGAGGTGGAGCTGAAGTTCGACGTCGACGCCGGCCAGCCGGCCCCACCCCTGGCCTCCCTCGTCCCGGACGGACGGGTCGGCGACCCGCACCGTTACGAGTTGGTCGCCACCTACCTGGACACGCCCACGCACGACCTCGCGGCACGCAAGATCACCTTGCGCCGGCGCACCGGCGGCACCGACGCCGGCTGGCACCTCAAGCGTCCGGCGGCAGGCACCGGTGCCCGCCGCGAACTGGCGGTGAGTTTCGACGACGTACCGCCGGACGGCAGCATCCCCCCGGAGATCCGCGCGGCGATCCTCGCGATCGTCCGGAACCGGCCGCTGATCCCGGTCGCCGAGATCACCAACGAGCGCACCGTCACCGTCTTGTACGACGCCGAGGGCGCCTCGGTCGCCGAGTTCTGTTCCGACCGGGTCCTCTCTCATGCGCACCAGTCGCACGTGACCAAGGAGTGGGCTGAGTGGGAGTTCGAACTCACCGGCGGCGACGCGAAGCTGCTCAAGCCCGCCGCCCGCCTGCTGCGGGGTTCCGGAGCGCGCTCCGCGTCGAGCATCTCCAAGCTGGCGCGAGCGATCGGAACAGAACCGCACGTACACGCGCCGAACAAGCTGCCGAAGAGGCCGACAGGACTGGATCTGGTCCTGTATTCCCTTGCCACCCACCGCGATTCGCTGATCGAATGGGATCCTGCGGTCCGCGTGAACGCCTATGACGCGGTCCACCAGATGCGGGTCACGGCACGCAAGCTCCGCTCCGTGCTCACCTCGTTCCCGGACGTCCTGGACCCCGACGTCACCGGGACGCTCGGCGCGGAGTTGAGCGCTCTCGGCGAAGTGCTCGGCGAGGCCCGCGACTGCGAGGTGCAGCTCGAGATCAACGCCGGCCTGCTGGAGCGGGAGTCCGATCCGCCCGCCGACCTGCGAGCCGCCCTGATCGACGATCAGCTCGCCCGTCAGGAGCGCGCACTGAAGTCGGTGCGTTTCGCTCTCTCGACCCAGCGCTATCTGAAGCTCCTCGACGACCTCGACGACCTGATCGCCAATCCGCGACCGGGCCCGGACGCGGAACGGTCGGCGGAGAAGGTCGCCTTGGCCGGCATCGAGCACGCCCGCAAACGAATCCGCAAGGCCGAGCGCAGACTCGACGACTTCGAGCCCTGGACTGACGAGTGGGTCGAGCAGGTGCACCGCATCCGCAAACGCGCTAAGGCCGTGCGCTACACCGCGGATGCGGCCAAACCGCTGCGGCTCAAGGATGCGGTCAAAGCGGCAGCGAAGGCCGCGGCGATCCAGACTCATCTCGGCGATTTCAACGACACCGCCGTCAACCGGGAGAAGCTCGCACAGATCGCCACGAAGCCCGGCCTCTCGCCGCACGCGCTGTTCGTGCTCGGCCGTCTCGATGCCCGCGAGGAACTGCGCGGCCGCGAGGCTGTGCAGGCCTACCTCGACGCTCGTTAGGGACATCGCCCGAGTGACCCCGACCGCCGGACGCGCAGTTTGCGAAGCATGGCCTAAGTCAGGGTAGCCTCGGCTGGCAGACGTCGTTCTGCGACGCAACGCCCTACTTCCGGAAGGTTCCCCGATGTCCCACCGTCTGGCCAAGACGGCGCCGGTGCTCGCGATCCTGGCGATCCTGGCCCTCGTCTTCACCGCGTGTTCCTCGAGCGACTCGTCGTCGAACGGCGACACGATCGCCGTCGCCACCAACGAGGGCGAGGTGCAGGTGCCGCGCGACCCGCAGCGCGTCGTCGTCCTCGACAACACTTCGGCCGAGACGGTCAAGGCGATGGGTGTGACCCCGGTCGCCGTCCCGAAGGGACTGCTGGCCCCGAGTATCTTCCAGGACTGGATCGACGACCCGGACATCGCCGACGTCGGCACGCACGGCGAGCCCAAGATGGAGGTGATCGAGGACGTCGATCCCGATCTGATCATCGCCGGCTACCGCTTCGAGAAGTACTACGACGAGCTGACCAAGATCACCGACCAGACCGGTGGTGCCACCATCGACATCGCCGCATCGGATACCGCCGAGGGCGGCCGCGTGGCGGCGATGATCCGGCAGACCGAGACCCTCGGCGAGATCTTCGGCAAGCAGGATCAGGCCACCGAGATCGTCGACGAGTTCACCGGCAAGCTCGACGCGGCCAAGGCCGTGAGCACCGGTCAGACCGTGTTCCTGGCCATCGTCAGCGGCGGCAAGATCGACAACGGCGCCAAGCGCATGGAGCCGCTGATCGCGCCGCTCGATCTGAAGGACGTCTTCGCCGGTCAGGCCGGCGACCACCACCAGAACTCGGGACTGACCCCGGAGGCCATCGCCCAGGCGAACCCGCAGTGGGTCATCGTGATGGATCGCGACGCCGCCACCGCGGAGGACGGAGAGCAGCCGCAGGCCGCCAAGGCCGTCTTCGATGCGCAGGAGGCCTTCGCCGGCACCGAGTTCATGCAGAAGAACCAGGTGATCTACCTGGATCCGGCGTTCTACCTCCGCGAGGGCATCCAGTCCTACGGTGCGAGCTACCAGCAGATCGCCGATGCCCTCGGTGCCGCGAAGTAGGTGACGGCACCCGCCCGGACCGCCGCGGCCCGTCCCCCCGACTCGGGGCGGACGGGTCGCGGCTGGGTGCTGCCCGCACTCGCCGTCGCGTGCGTGGTGTTGCTGCTGTGCTCGCTGATGGTCGGCGAGTACCACATCACCGTCGGCGGGCTGCTGACCGGCGACGACGAGATGTGGCGCATGTTCTTCATCTCGCGCGTGCCCCGCACCCTGGCGCTGGTATTCGCAGGCATCGCGATGAGCTTCTCCGGCGTCATCATGATGCGGCTGACGCAGAATCGGTTCGTCGAACCGACCACTGCGGGAACGGCCGAGTGGGCCGGTCTCGGTGTGCTGCTGAGCTGGCTGCTGATCCCCCATTCGCCGCCCCTGGTGAAGATGCTCGTCGCCACCGCGACGGCGATGATCGGCACCTTCGCTTTCCTCGGCATCATCTCCGGCATCCGGGCCCGCCGCTCGGCCATCGTGCCGCTGGTCGGCATCATGATGGGCGCCGTCGTCGGCGCCGCGGCGACCTTCATCGCCAACAAGACGCAGCTGCTCCAGTCGCTGACCGCCTGGCGGTCGGGCGGCTTCAACAGTGTGGTGCGCGGCTTCTACGAGCCGCTGTGGGCGGTCGCGGTGATCGCCATCGCCTGTTTTGCGCTGGCGAACTACTTCACCATCGCCGGTCTGGGCCGGGACGTGGCGGTCAGCCTGGGCATGCGCTACGGCGTGATCGTCGCCCTCGGCGTCACGATGGTCGCACTGGCCACCGGCGTCACCTCCGTCGTCGTCGGGTTCCTGCCCTTCCTGGGCCTCGTGGTCCCGAACATCATCAGCGCGCTGCGGGGGGACGATCTGCGCCGCAATCTACCGTGGATCGCCGTGCTGGCCACGGTGATGATCGTGACCTGCGACCTGATCGGGCGCGTCGTCGTCCGTCCGATGGAGATCCCGGTCTCGGTGACGATGGGCGTCGTCGGGTCCATTGTCTTCCTCGGAATCCTGCTGACCGGGAGGAACCGTGTCGCTCTCTGAATCGGCCACCGCCGCTCCCTCGATCGGCGCCGGTCGCGGCGCCCGCGTCCCCTGGCAGGCCAGGCTCTTGATCGCCGCCCTGTTCGCCGCTGCCGCATTGGCCGCATTCCTGCTGCTGCGCAACGGCATCCACGGGCTGGAGGTGGAGAAGGTCTTCGGGCTCACCTTCGGCAGGCGGGTGAACACGGCCATCGCCATCGTGATCGCCGCAGTGAGTCAGGGCATCGCGACCGTCCTGTTCCAGACCGTCACCCACAACCGGATCCTGACGCCGTCGATCATCGGCTTCGACTCGTTGTACGTACTGATCCAGACGGTCGCGGTGAGCATCGCCGGAGCGAGCTTCATCGTCAACTCCGACAGCGTCGGCCAGTTCCTGATGCAGACGGTCACGATGGTCCTGTTCGCGATCGTCCTGTACGGCTGGTTGTTCGGGCGGCGCTTCGGCAGTCTGTTCCTGCTGCTGCTGACCGGTGTGGTGCTCGGCCTGGCGTTCCGGTCGGTGGCGGAGTTCCTGCAGCGGCTGCTCTCCCCCACCGACTTCGATGCGCTCTTCCTCAACATGTACGGGAGGGTGTCGGACGTCAACGCGCAGTTGCTTCCGGTCGCCGGCACCCTGGTCGCGATCGTCGCCGTCGTCGTCTGGCGGCGCCGGCACGTGTACGACGTGCTGCTGCTCGGCCGTGAGCCGGCGACCAGCCTCGGCCTGGACCACCGCCGAGAGCTGACCGTGGCCCTCGCGCTGATCGCCGTTCTGATGGCAGTCAGCACGGCACTCGTCGGGCCGCTGACGTTCTTCGGCTTCATCATCGCCACGCTCGCCTACCAGGTGTCCGGTGACTGGCGGCATCGGGCCACGATGCCGATGGCGGTTCTCATCGGCATCGTCACCCTCGCCGCAGGCCAGCTGCTGATCAACACCAATGTCCTCGGCACCGATGTGATGCTGACCGTCGTCATCGAGTTCTGCGGCGGCATGGTCTTCCTCGGTGTGCTGCTGTTCCGAAAGGGATCGATGTGATCGAGTTCTCCGGGCTCACCAAGTCGTACGCGGAGAAGATGGTCCTGGGCCCGGTCTCGGGCCGCTTCGACGACGGTGGGATCACCGCTCTGGTCGGGCCGAACGGCGCCGGCAAGTCGACGCTGTTGACCATCCTGGGGCGCCTGCTGGACAGATCCTCCGGCACCGCCACCCTCGACGGGGTAGACATCGATTCGCTCAAGCCGCGCGAGGCCGCCAAACGGCTGTCGGTGCTCCGGCAGGACAACGGCGTCAACGCGCGCCTCACTGTGCGGGACCTGGTCTCGTTCGGCCGGTTCCCGTACTCGCGCGGGCATCTCACCGCCGAGGACGAGCGGATCGTCGACGAGGCGATCGCCTTTCTCGATCTCGCAGATCTTGCCGATCGCTTCCTCGACGAGCTGTCCGGCGGGCAGCGTCAGCGCGGTTTCGTCGCGATGACACTGGCGCAGGACACCCCGGTGATCCTGCTCGACGAGCCGCTGAACAATCTCGACATCCGCCACCAGGTGTCGATGATGCGGCAGCTGCGCAGGGCTGCCGACGAGCTGGGCCGCACCATCGTCGTCGTGATCCACGACCTCAACTTCGCGGCCTCCTACGCCGACCGGATCATCGCGCTCAAGGACGGCGTCATCGCCGCCGACGGCACCCCCGACGAGATCATGGACGCCGCCCTGCTCTCGGACATCTTCGAGACCGACGTCCAGGTCCACCGCGTCGAGGGTCTCCCCGTCGCGGTGTACGCCGGCCTCTCTCGATGATTACGCGAGCGCCCTCTCTCGCTGATTGATCGAGCAGCACCCTTTCTCGCTGATTGAGCGAGCGCAGCCCTTCGACGGAGCTCAGGAACCACGAGTCGAAATCACCTCATCGACGATTCAGCGATTCCCCTGCCTATGAACGAGCGAGCGCGCTCACTCGATGACTGAGCGAGCGCAGCCCTTCGACGGGGCTCAGAAACCACCCTTCGACGGACGTCAGGAACTCACGTCGAAATCACCACCGTTCCCGCCGGTTCGCCCGTCGCCCATATGGTCGAGACCGGTTTTGTCAGAGCCTCGTCGTAGAGTGATGTCAGACACACAACGAGAACCAGGGTATCTTGTTCTACCAGCGGGAACAGCACTTCGGGGGAGGTGAACATCGTGACCGTCAACGGCATCTCGTACAACGACGACGCCGCCCGGAGCGGGCCCAGCACCGCACGTTTCGACGCCGCTGGTTTCGACCCCGACACGCTGATCGCCGGCCTGTCGCCCGCAGAACTGCTGGCGGTGCAGGCCGCCGCCGAGAAACGCTTGAGCACCGAGGCGACCGCACTGTTGGCCGCCGAATCCGACAACGGTCTGTTGGGTCTGCTCGACGCCCGCGAACAGACCCACCGCCGGGCGGAGGTGTTCGACGCCGCGCTCTACATCGAAATCTCGACAAGCTCGATCCACCGAATCTCCGACCGTGGCGTGTATCGGCGTGCCGGGCACATCTCGACCCACCAGCTGTATGCCCACGGTGCCCGTCTCGGTGTCGGTGAGGCCCGCCGCCGCCGGGTCACCGCCGAAGGCATCGGCGCCATGGGCACGTTGACCGGCGAACGCCTCGAACCCCGACTGGCGGCGACCGCGGCCGCCGTCGGCGATGGGGACGCCGGCGGCGCCCACGTCGCCGCCGTGACCGAGATCATGGACAAGCTCCCCTCGGCGGTCACCCACGATCAGCGCGTCAAAGCCGAAGGCATGCTCGCCGACGCCGCCCGCCGCCTGGACCCGGCCGCAGTCACCGTGGTCGGTAACCGGATCCTGGCCTGGCTCGACCCCGACGGCACCCTCGCCGACGACCACGACCGTCAGCGCCGTCGTACCTTCAACCTGCAGCCGCAGAACCGGCAACTGATGAGCAAAGTCCGCGCGCTACTCACCCCCGTGCTGCGCGCCAAGCTGGAGGTGGTCCTGCACCAATGGGCCACCACCGGGATGAACAACCCGGACGACCCCGACTCCCCACGCGGCGCGGCCGACCAACCCGGCCTCGACCCGGCGGTCCTGGCGGCCGCCGCCGAGCGGGACACCCGCACGCTCGGGCAGCGTCAGCACGACGCCCTCGAAGCATTGTGCGACTGGGCCCTCGCGCTGGCCGGGCAACCCGCACCCACCCGGATCCCCTCACAAGTAGTCGTGACCGTCACCGACGAGGATCTGGCCCGGCAGGCCGGGATCGGCTGGACGGCGACCGGCACCCGCATGCCGGTGTCTGATCTGGTGCAGTTCGCCGCCGACACCGTCCCGTATCTGGCGGTGTTCTCCAAGGCCACCGGCAGGCGTAGTCCTGAGCATGCCCGACTGGACCGACGACGGGCAGACCGACCCTTCGACTCCGCTCAGGACAGGTATCGATCGGTTGGGTGGGGCGTGCGGACGGCACAACCGGATGAACGGCAAGACTGCCGGGCATTGGGAGTCGACGGTCCTCACCTTCGGTTCCGACGCCGGACACGTCGGGTGGCGGCCCGTCGGACGCGACCTCCGGTGGCAGAGCAACATCATGTTCCACCCCGAACGCCTCGCACCCGACCCCAGCCACCCGACCACAGCGACCGGACCAGACGACCCCGCGCCACCCGAGGACGTCGTCGGATCACCCGGCGACCTCGGACCACCCGACGCCGCCGGGCCACCTGATGCTGCCGGGCCACCGGAGGTCGCCGCACGATGTACAGAGGTCACAGCACCGGATACGACCGGACCGCCGACCGACCGGCCGGCCATCGGCCGATGGCGAATCACCCGCGGATACTGGGTCGCCTGACACCGGGCGACCGGCGTCAGCCCGCCGCGCCCGCAGCGACCGCGGTGAAGCCCACGCTTCCCGCCTGAGGATCGGCGACGGTCACCTCGGCGGTGCACGCCTGACCGGGTGACGGCGCAGCGTCGCACGGCGCGATGATCGCCGGTTCGGCGATGAAGATCTCCGCTGCCTTGCGCTCGTTCGCCGCGCGCATCACCGTTGCCGTGAACCGGGCGCCGAGTTGGTCGGAGAGCACCGTGGCCTCGGCAAGGTCGACGCTGCGGCGAGCCGCCGAGGACGCCACCGAGTTGGCGCCGCTCATGATCTTGCCCAACCCGGGCAGCGCCTCGACCACCCAGTCCTCGACCGGTCTCCCCGCAGTCACCGCCAAGCAGACCTCGGTGGCGTACCGGTCGGCGAGCCGGCGCAGCGGTGCGGTCACGTGCGCGTACAGGCCACCGACCCCGGCGTGCACCAGATCGGCGTCCGACGGTCCGAAATCCTCACTCGGGAGGATCGCGCGGTAGCCCGCGCCCCGCATCAGCGAGGCGCCCGTCGACATCAAGGCCAGGGTCGACGGCGCGGCCGGATCCAGACCGGCCAGAAAGCGGCCGGGCGAGAGCCCCTCCCGCCACGGCACGCCGAGTCGCGCCGCAGTCTCCCTGAGGTCGTCGACGGCATCTTCGGAGGCGGCCGGCAGCGTGCGGAAGAAGCCGGTGCCATGCTCCCGCATGATCGTCCCGGCGCACATCCCCACCAGCAGCGAGACCTGCGCGTTCCACCGATCGGCAGGGGTGCTGGGCGCCAGCCGCAGAGTCCAGGCACGGGCTTTGCGCGGGTCGTCGTTGCGAACCACTTCCTGATCCGGCAGTTCCAGCATCACTGCGCCGCGGTCGAGGGCCCACTCCTCACGAGCGGCACCGAACGCCGGCAATCCGGTGATCGCCGGGTGCAAGGAGCCGGCGGCGGCATCGGCGGCCACCTGCGCGTAGTCGAACCGAGCCCGCGAACGGACCGTGGCACGCTCCACCGTCGTCTCCCGCACGTCGCCGGCGGAGTCGACGCGCACGGTCCACAGCACGGCGGCCCGATCCTGCTGCGGCAGCAACGATCCGGCGCTCTCTGACAGCACCCGCGGATGCAGTGGGACGTTGCCGTCCGGAAAGTAGACCGTCGCGCCGCGGCGGCGGGTCTCTGTATCGAGCGCTCCCCCCGGAGTCACCAGCGCGGCGACGTCGGCGATCGCGTAGTGCACCAAGTACCCGTCGCCGTCGGGACGCACGCGCAGCGCCTGATCGAGGTCCATCGAACTCGGCGGGTCGATGGTGACCAGTTCCAGATCGCGGCGGTCGGCGCGCCGGCCCACGTACCGATCAGCGGCGCGCTCGGCCTCGGTCATGGCCTCTGCCGGGAAGTCCGCGGTCAGGCCCAGTTCGTCACGCACCCGAGCGAAATCCAGGTCCGGCGCCCGCAACCAGGGCTGAGTCATCGTCGTACCTCCGCGGTGTCGCCGAAGAAGAGCAGGTCGGCGCGAACGAGCCGGCCTGTAAGCCGGATCCTGTCCCAGCCGTGAGGCCGGGGGCGACCATCCATCTCCGACACCCGTCGCCGGGCGCCTCCAGCAGCCAACCCGCGAGCTCGGACGAGCAGTCCTCATGCACTCGCGCACCCGCACCGCCGACGGTGCGGACTTCGGCCTTGCTCCGGGTGGGGTTTACCTAGCCGCCGCGATCACTCGCGGCGCTGGTGCGCTCTTACCGCACCGTTTCACCCTTACCCGCCGCACTGGGCAGCGGGCGGTCTGTTCTCTGTGGCACTGTCCCGCGGGTCGCCCCGGGTTGCCGTTAACAACCACCCTGCTCTGCGGAGTCCGGACTTTCCTCGACACCGGCCTGCACGGGGTACCGCACGGTTCCGGACGCCGCGGCCGCCCGGCCGACTCGTTCGCGCTCCTCACACTACTGCAGACCGAGCCTCGCCGGCCTCACGGCTGATCGGCATCACAGGTGGCCGGTGTCGTTGACCAGCCGGACGACCGACCCGCCGTCCGGGAAGAACTCGGCGATCGACAGCGACGCCAGATCCAGGTGCAGGCGGAACAGCAGTTCCGGACCGACGCCGAGCGCATCGCGCAGCACCGTCTTGATCGGTGTCACATGGCTCACGGCCAGCACCCGCGCACCGGAGTAGGTCGCCAGCAGATCTGCCTTCGTCACCGCGAGGCGCTGAGCCACCTGCGCGAAGCTCTCTCCGCCGGGCGGCGGCACGTCGACGTCGCTCAGCCACCGCCGGTGCAAGTCGGGATCGCGCTGCGCCGCTTCGCGGAAGGTCAGGCCCTCCCACTCCCCGAAATCGGTCTCGATCAGACCGTCGTGCACGACGACGGGCAGTCCCACCGCGTCGCCCACGGCCTGCGCGGTGGCTCGCGCCCGTGCCAGCGGAGACGAGACGATCACGTCGATCCGCCCGGCGTCCGTCCCGGCGGCGGCAGCGAATCGGGCCGCCGAGCCCGCCGCCTGGGCGCGACCGAGTTCAGTGAGCTCTGGATCGCCGTGTCCAGAGTAACGGCGGTCCACCGACAGGGGCGTCTGCCCGTGCCGCAGCAGCAGCAACCGGGTCGGATCCGCCGTCTGGCCCTGCCAGTTCGGTGAGTTCCCTGCGCTGGAACGCGGTGCACCGCCCGAATTCACTGCGCAGCGCCCGCCTTCGGCAGTCCCGACTGCTCGGTGCGCACCATGATCGCGTCACACTCCTCGCACCGCACCACGTCGTCCTCGGCGGCTGCTGCGACCGCGCTCAGCGTGCGCGGATCCAGTTCCATCCGGCACGCGCCGCAGCGCTTCTGCCGCAGCAATCCGGCCCCCACGCGCCCCTGCTCACGCAGCCTTTCGTAGACGGCGAGCAGATCGCCGGGAATCTCGGCCACGACCGCGGCGCGCCGGCTCAGGAACTCGGTGACCTCGTTCTCGGTGGTGGCGGTGGCATGATCGCGGGCCGTCACCGCCTCGGTGCGCCTGGTCTCCAGCGTGAGCACGGTGGCCTCGGCCCGCTCCAGTTCCATGCCGAGCGCTTCCTGGCGCTCCATGATCTCCAGCAGGTCTGACTCCAGGAGGTCGCGGCGACGCTCCAGCCCGGCTAGCTCGTGCTGCATCTCCGACATCGCCTTGTGGCCGAGGTTCCCGGCCTCCAGCTGCGCACGATCGCGCGCGGCGTGCTCGGTCATACCGGTGAGTTCGGCATCGACCTTCTCGTACTCGGTCTGCAACTCGTCGACGGCAGCCTGCGCCTTCTCGACGTCGCCGTGCGCGGCGGCGAGTTCGGCGTCGACCGCCACCACCTGCTCGGCCTCGGGAAGGCTCCGCAGCCGGTGGCGGGCACGCGCGATTTCGGCGTCCAGGTCGGCGAGGTCGAGCAGCCGGCGCTGTCCGGCAGGTGAGGCTTTCATCGGGTCTCTTCGTCTCTCGTCCGGGTCGGGCAATGGAGGTTGAAAGGGTCGGTAGGCGGCTGGTGAACCGTTGCCGCGCAACCGATGTCGGCGAGCAGCTCGGCGGCTCCGACACACCAGGGGAACTCGGTGGCCCAGTGCCCGGCGTCGATCAGCGCGGGACTGCCGGATCGCAGCGCCTCGTCCACCACATGATGCCGGAGATCGGCGGTCAGATACACATCCGCACCCGCGGCGGTCGCCGCACCGATCAGCGAGTCGCCGGCGCCGCCGCACACCGCGACCGTGGAGACCGCCGCGTCCGGGTCGCCGGCGGCGCGTACTCCCCAGGGCGCCGTCGGAAGCACCCGGCCGACATCGGACACGAACTCGCGCAGCGACATCGGCTCGGCAAGCCGGCCGATGCGGCCGAGGCCGACGTCGCTGTCGAGCGCCACCTGCGCGAAGACGTCGAACGCCGGCTCCTCGTACGGGTGCGCCGCGCGCAGCGCTTCCAGCACGGCCGTACGACGTCCCCGGGGCGCCACCACCTCCACGCGGGCCTCGTCGACCCGAGTCAGGTCGCCGATCGCGCCCACCGCCGGATTCGCCGCGTCGAGCGGCAGGAACTGGCCGGTTCCGACGACACTCCACATGCAGTCGCGGTAGTCGCCGATCGCGCCACACC harbors:
- a CDS encoding iron chelate uptake ABC transporter family permease subunit; the encoded protein is MSLSESATAAPSIGAGRGARVPWQARLLIAALFAAAALAAFLLLRNGIHGLEVEKVFGLTFGRRVNTAIAIVIAAVSQGIATVLFQTVTHNRILTPSIIGFDSLYVLIQTVAVSIAGASFIVNSDSVGQFLMQTVTMVLFAIVLYGWLFGRRFGSLFLLLLTGVVLGLAFRSVAEFLQRLLSPTDFDALFLNMYGRVSDVNAQLLPVAGTLVAIVAVVVWRRRHVYDVLLLGREPATSLGLDHRRELTVALALIAVLMAVSTALVGPLTFFGFIIATLAYQVSGDWRHRATMPMAVLIGIVTLAAGQLLINTNVLGTDVMLTVVIEFCGGMVFLGVLLFRKGSM
- a CDS encoding iron ABC transporter ATP-binding protein, translated to MIEFSGLTKSYAEKMVLGPVSGRFDDGGITALVGPNGAGKSTLLTILGRLLDRSSGTATLDGVDIDSLKPREAAKRLSVLRQDNGVNARLTVRDLVSFGRFPYSRGHLTAEDERIVDEAIAFLDLADLADRFLDELSGGQRQRGFVAMTLAQDTPVILLDEPLNNLDIRHQVSMMRQLRRAADELGRTIVVVIHDLNFAASYADRIIALKDGVIAADGTPDEIMDAALLSDIFETDVQVHRVEGLPVAVYAGLSR
- a CDS encoding DUF222 domain-containing protein; this translates as MTVNGISYNDDAARSGPSTARFDAAGFDPDTLIAGLSPAELLAVQAAAEKRLSTEATALLAAESDNGLLGLLDAREQTHRRAEVFDAALYIEISTSSIHRISDRGVYRRAGHISTHQLYAHGARLGVGEARRRRVTAEGIGAMGTLTGERLEPRLAATAAAVGDGDAGGAHVAAVTEIMDKLPSAVTHDQRVKAEGMLADAARRLDPAAVTVVGNRILAWLDPDGTLADDHDRQRRRTFNLQPQNRQLMSKVRALLTPVLRAKLEVVLHQWATTGMNNPDDPDSPRGAADQPGLDPAVLAAAAERDTRTLGQRQHDALEALCDWALALAGQPAPTRIPSQVVVTVTDEDLARQAGIGWTATGTRMPVSDLVQFAADTVPYLAVFSKATGRRSPEHARLDRRRADRPFDSAQDRYRSVGWGVRTAQPDERQDCRALGVDGPHLRFRRRTRRVAARRTRPPVAEQHHVPPRTPRTRPQPPDHSDRTRRPRATRGRRRITRRPRTTRRRRAT
- a CDS encoding RNB domain-containing ribonuclease; the protein is MTQPWLRAPDLDFARVRDELGLTADFPAEAMTEAERAADRYVGRRADRRDLELVTIDPPSSMDLDQALRVRPDGDGYLVHYAIADVAALVTPGGALDTETRRRGATVYFPDGNVPLHPRVLSESAGSLLPQQDRAAVLWTVRVDSAGDVRETTVERATVRSRARFDYAQVAADAAAGSLHPAITGLPAFGAAREEWALDRGAVMLELPDQEVVRNDDPRKARAWTLRLAPSTPADRWNAQVSLLVGMCAGTIMREHGTGFFRTLPAASEDAVDDLRETAARLGVPWREGLSPGRFLAGLDPAAPSTLALMSTGASLMRGAGYRAILPSEDFGPSDADLVHAGVGGLYAHVTAPLRRLADRYATEVCLAVTAGRPVEDWVVEALPGLGKIMSGANSVASSAARRSVDLAEATVLSDQLGARFTATVMRAANERKAAEIFIAEPAIIAPCDAAPSPGQACTAEVTVADPQAGSVGFTAVAAGAAG
- a CDS encoding zinc ribbon domain-containing protein, which translates into the protein MKASPAGQRRLLDLADLDAEIARARHRLRSLPEAEQVVAVDAELAAAHGDVEKAQAAVDELQTEYEKVDAELTGMTEHAARDRAQLEAGNLGHKAMSEMQHELAGLERRRDLLESDLLEIMERQEALGMELERAEATVLTLETRRTEAVTARDHATATTENEVTEFLSRRAAVVAEIPGDLLAVYERLREQGRVGAGLLRQKRCGACRMELDPRTLSAVAAAAEDDVVRCEECDAIMVRTEQSGLPKAGAAQ